The proteins below are encoded in one region of Toxoplasma gondii ME49 chromosome IV, whole genome shotgun sequence:
- a CDS encoding hypothetical protein (encoded by transcript TGME49_320290~Signal peptide predicted by SignalP 2.0 HMM (probability 0.846) with cleavage site probability 0.376 at residue 42) — MDVSPKTFDGWSTQSRCRRLTALCSVFLFLCLLPHHPFACHPHDTFSRPAHTHSVLIATAAELRGNAPPVSPGTTRATDAAAENKAEDSSSEPGESTEVAQLPAQEVSSGEPSAETTPAESHDTSESDPVEKDSQPEKSSGSVDEGEGMSAGQNGDSLKDAYQGASMEDILPSTSQEEYTDDIYERDAVPPEPFEQWETAYDIPDQLRRRTEGDDPLYYNLVIEERLYLMEPPFGSLPGQTQEASEEGGQISGEDDVQTESGGFPAQKNGVYAMCYARTEEEIWQRCAEASDAAEGVYIQMHEMLDFGRLVDPDEADPSTVTAALTEDHYRRTVRDLGVSWFTTIKEMKAVTGLKVAGIWFGPPDFDKIDSIIKENLGVFDGVYVDWEDGVGACVDKVCQKNSLERPPRTNKAGEPTAWADKPDFFFRYYMGGQDANTCVLKDMSPYSFDSYVRADREMKVPDEWVPNFPCFAGHQGRCYRAFRASIAHSCDATQQRFMFAPYERTSDKLLTMFKEGCRALGYDVPPHDIVQYV, encoded by the exons ATGGATGTTTCACCGAAGACTTTTGACGGCTGGTCAACCCAGTCAAGATGTCGACGCTTGACTGCTCTGTGTAgcgtgtttctctttctctgtcttctgcctcaTCACCCGTTTGCGTGTCATCCTCATGACACGTTTTCACGGCCTGCGCACACTCACTCGGTGTTAATAGCGACTGCTGCCGAGCTCCGGGGTAACGCTCCACCAGTCTCGCCTGGGACAACACGGGCAACTGATGCAGCTGCCGAGAACAAAGCAGAAGATTCGTCTTCCGAACCGGGGGAGAGCACAGAAGTCGCGCAACTTCCAGCACAAGAAGTATCGTCTGGGGAACCGTCCGCAGAAACCACACCGGCTGAGAGCCATGACACTTCTGAGTCAGATCCAGTTGAAAAAGATTCGCAGCCAGAGAAGTCATCTGGGAGCGtagacgaaggcgaagggatGAGTGCGGGACAAAATGGAGATTCGCTGAAGGACGCCTATCAAGGTGCGTCGATGGAAGACATTCTGCCTAGCACGAGTCAAGAGGAGTATACCGACGACATCTACGAACGAGATGCAGTTCCACCGGAGCCGTTTGAACAGTGGGAGACAGCATATGACATACCTGATCAACTGAGAAGACGAACTGAAGGCGACGACCCCTTATATTATAATCTCGTGATTGAAGAACGACTCTATTTGATGGAGCCTCCATTTGGGTCACTCCCGGGACAGACACAGGAAGCGTCAGAGGAGGGTGGCCAAATATCGGGGGAGGACGATGTGCAAACAGAGTCTGGAGGATTTCCTGCGCAGAAGAATGGTGTCTATGCTATGTGCTACGCCCGAACTGAAGAGGAAATCTGGCAACGATGTGCGGAAGCAAGTGACGCCGCTGAAGGCGTTTACATTCAAATGCACGAAATGTTGGATTTCGGACGCCTCGTGGATCCGGATGAAGCTGATCCGTCGACCGTGACGGCCGCACTAACAGAGGACCACTATCGTCGAACCGTCCGTGATTTGGGCGTCTCTTGGTTCACAACAATCAAGGAAATGAAGGCTGTGACGGGACTCAAAGTCGCTGGGATTTGGTTCGGCCCTCCTGACTTCGACAAAATCGATTCAATTATCAAAGAAAACCTAGGCGTCTTTGACGGAGTTTATGTCGATTGGGAAGACGGCGTTGGGGCATGTGTCGACAAGGTATGCCAAAAGAATAGC CTTGAACGTCCCCCGCGGACGAACAAGGCCGGTGAGCCCACTGCCTGGGCAGATAAACCAGATTTCTTTTTTCGATACTACATGGGAGGCCAAGATGCCAACACATGTGTACTGAAAGACATGTCACCGTACTCTTTCGACAGCTACGTACGGGCTGACAGAG AAATGAAGGTTCCTGACGAATGGGTACCTAACTTCCCTTGCTTCGCCGGCCACCAAGGACGATGCTACCGCGCCTTCAGA